The genomic interval ACTGAATTGTCGAGGACCGTCAATCGGCGACCAATCCGGCCCGTCCACCCTCGCCCTGTCCGTGTCTCTCCGGAAACGGCTCGGACGGGCTGTTCGGGGCCGGCCCGCGGCAGCGACGATTCGGCGCGGGCCGAGCCGTTTCCGTGGGCCGCGCGTACTGCTCGTACTGGATCGCCAGCCCGTCCAGCAGGGCCCGCAGCCCGGTTTCGAAGGCCCCTTCGTCGACCTGGTGGCGGTGGTCGGCGAGCAGGTGGGCCTGGCCGAGGTGCGGGTAGTCGGCGGGGTCGTAGGCGGTCTCGTCGTCGACGAAGCCCCCGGCGAAGGAGCCCAGCGCCGAGCCGGTGATGAAGTAGCGCATCAGTGCCCCGATCCTGGTCGCCTGCGCGGGTGGCCACCCCGCCCCCACCATCGCCCCGAACACCGCGTCCGCCACCCGCAGCCCCGCCGGGCGCCGCCCGGGGCCCCGGGCGAGGACCGGGACGATGTGCGGGTGCGCGGCGAGGGCGGCCCGGTAGGAGAGCGCCCAGTCGCGCAGGGCCTCGCGCCAGTCGCGCGGGTCCGACTCCGCGAACATCGACAGGTCGACCTGTACGGAGACCGCGTCGGCGACGGCGTCGAGGATCTCCTCCTTGTTGCGGAAGTGGTTGTAGAGCGAAGGACCGCTGACCCCCAGGACGGCCGCCAGCCGACGCGTGGAGACGGCGTCGAGTCCTTCGGAGTCCACGAGCGCGCTCGCCGCCCCGACGATGCGGTCTCTGCTGAGGAGGGGCTTGCGCGGTCGGGCCATGCGGCTCATAGTAGGGCCTGCGAACCAGAAACTAGCAGTGCTAATTAAAGTGCGCCCGGGGCGGCGCTCGGGAGAGGCAGTGGGTGGGCACGATGGACCTGGCGCTCAGCGAGGAGCAGGAAGCCGTCCGGAAGCTGGCCGAGGATTTCGTCGCCCGCGAGGTCGCCCCCCATGTCGTCGCGTGGGACCGCGCCGAGAATGTCGACAGGTCGATCGTGAAGAAGCTCGGGGACCTCGGTTTCCTCGGTCTG from Streptomyces sp. CA-278952 carries:
- a CDS encoding TetR/AcrR family transcriptional regulator encodes the protein MARPRKPLLSRDRIVGAASALVDSEGLDAVSTRRLAAVLGVSGPSLYNHFRNKEEILDAVADAVSVQVDLSMFAESDPRDWREALRDWALSYRAALAAHPHIVPVLARGPGRRPAGLRVADAVFGAMVGAGWPPAQATRIGALMRYFITGSALGSFAGGFVDDETAYDPADYPHLGQAHLLADHRHQVDEGAFETGLRALLDGLAIQYEQYARPTETARPAPNRRCRGPAPNSPSEPFPERHGQGEGGRAGLVAD